From one Alosa alosa isolate M-15738 ecotype Scorff River chromosome 5, AALO_Geno_1.1, whole genome shotgun sequence genomic stretch:
- the LOC125294622 gene encoding uncharacterized protein LOC125294622, producing MLEYKPDLTENKSNAPNTQTLSPRNPQNIKREDNPLLVHQTQASGPVHRDRAKKKQGRKTKRTEEELGSNGITRGRDFYEECVEMSSSLETIPNKKIWFKVHKQERLAVQERISHGHSAGGGSTSELELSEESDSGLNDPDKGMGPNKSTERTEEISKEEDLQKQIESYSRNVPVK from the exons ATGTTAGAGTACAAACCAGACCTTACAGAGAACAAATCTAATGCCCCTAATACACAAACTCTCAGCCCACGGAACCCACAGAATATCAAACGGGAAGACAATCCATTACTTGTACATCAAACCCAGGCATCCG GCCCAGTGCATCGTGACAGAGCTAAGAAGAAGCAGGGCAGAAAGACAAAGAGGACTGAGGAAGAATTAGGGAGCAATGGCATAACCAGAGGAAGAGACTTCTATGAGGAATGTGTCGAAATGAGCTCTAGCCTAGAAACAATCCCAAACAAGAAAATCTGGTTCAAAGTACACA AGCAGGAGAGACTAGCCGTACAGGAGCGTATTTCACACGGCCACAGTGCTGGTGGCGGCTCTACCTCTGAGCTGGAGCTGAGTGAGGAGAGTGATAGCGGGCTGAACGACCCTGATAAAGGAATGG GTCCTAATAAGTCAACTGAAAGGACAGAAGAAATCAGTAAAGAAGAAGACCTACAAAAACAG ATAGAGTCGTATAGTAGAAATGTACCCGTGAAATGA